In a genomic window of Gossypium arboreum isolate Shixiya-1 chromosome 7, ASM2569848v2, whole genome shotgun sequence:
- the LOC108458977 gene encoding uncharacterized protein LOC108458977, with translation MKKAKINSMYGGGGRKRCKERVEESGNSSKSASMTEKGRTNGVRATKALSTIPNNRTIVTRSMEMKTMEQEDEETLYEVEIIEIREEEKNDDNKPMELVEEQEQQQKQKQEQEPQPPANDVAVVENNGDDAEELTLDDWPITFRFDEEWAWSKVRYDSGWYSCWETMNGDFWTPMRDHSQESVWSGDLWEFKP, from the coding sequence ATGAAGAAAGCTAAGATTAACTCCATGTATGgaggaggaggaagaaagagATGCAAAGAAAGAGTAGAAGAGAGCGGGAACTCATCAAAGAGTGCGAGCATGACTGAAAAGGGAAGAACAAACGGGGTTAGGGCTACCAAAGCTCTATCAACCATTCCCAATAACCGAACGATTGTAACAAGGTCGATGGAAATGAAAACAATGGAGCAGGAAGATGAAGAAACGTTGTACGAGGTTGAGATTATTGAGATTAGGGAAGAGGAGAAGAATGATGATAACAAACCTATGGAGCTGGTGGAGGAGCAGGAGCAGCAGCAGAAACAGAAGCAGGAGCAGGAGCCACAGCCGCCTGCCAACGACGTGGCTGTCGTGGAGAATAATGGAGATGATGCGGAGGAGTTGACCTTGGATGACTGGCCAATTACATTTAGGTTTGACGAGGAATGGGCGTGGTCCAAAGTTAGGTATGACTCTGGATGGTATTCCTGTTGGGAGACCATGAATGGTGATTTTTGGACACCCATGAGAGACCACAGCCAGGAGTCTGTTTGGAGTGGTGATCTATGGGAATTTAAACCATGA